In Vibrio hippocampi, a single genomic region encodes these proteins:
- a CDS encoding aspartate-semialdehyde dehydrogenase: MSQQFNIAVFGATGAVGEAMVEVLQEREFPIGDIYLLASERSAGKTYRVNGKTIKVQNVEEFDWSQVHIALFSAGGEQSAKWAPIAADEGVVVIDNSSHFRYDFDIPLVVPEVNPEAIAEFRNRNIIANPNCSTIQMLVALKPIHDAVGLERINVSTYQSVSGAGKSGVDELAGQTAMLLNGKPVEQKAFSQQIAFNCIPQIDQFMDNGYTKEEMKMVWETQKIFNDQTITVNPTCVRVPVFYGHAEAVHLETRAPIDAEEVVQLLEQAEGIEVFHGQDMPTQVRDAGGKDHVMVGRIRNDISHHSGINLWVVADNVRKGAATNAVQIAEVLIRDYF, from the coding sequence ATGAGCCAACAATTTAATATTGCTGTATTTGGTGCAACAGGTGCTGTGGGTGAAGCCATGGTCGAAGTACTGCAAGAGCGTGAGTTTCCAATTGGAGACATTTATCTGTTGGCGAGCGAGCGTAGCGCAGGCAAAACCTATCGAGTCAACGGTAAGACCATCAAGGTACAGAATGTTGAAGAGTTTGACTGGTCTCAGGTGCATATCGCCCTGTTTTCTGCCGGTGGTGAACAGTCTGCGAAATGGGCGCCGATTGCTGCTGATGAAGGTGTGGTTGTTATTGATAACTCGTCACACTTCCGTTACGACTTTGATATTCCTTTGGTCGTACCTGAAGTCAATCCAGAAGCGATTGCCGAGTTCCGTAATCGCAACATCATCGCTAACCCAAATTGTTCCACGATTCAAATGTTAGTCGCACTAAAGCCGATTCACGATGCCGTGGGTCTTGAGCGTATTAATGTGTCTACCTATCAATCGGTTTCGGGTGCGGGAAAGTCGGGCGTTGATGAACTTGCGGGTCAAACGGCTATGCTGCTTAATGGCAAGCCTGTCGAACAAAAAGCGTTCTCACAGCAGATCGCCTTCAACTGTATCCCTCAAATTGATCAGTTTATGGATAACGGCTATACCAAAGAAGAGATGAAGATGGTCTGGGAAACTCAGAAAATCTTCAACGACCAGACGATTACCGTTAATCCGACTTGTGTTCGCGTCCCAGTATTTTATGGTCATGCAGAAGCCGTCCACCTTGAGACTCGCGCTCCGATTGATGCCGAAGAAGTGGTGCAATTGCTTGAGCAAGCGGAAGGTATCGAGGTATTCCACGGTCAAGATATGCCGACGCAAGTGCGTGATGCTGGTGGTAAAGACCATGTTATGGTTGGTCGTATTCGTAATGATATTAGCCATCATAGTGGTATCAACCTTTGGGTTGTGGCTGACAACGTTCGTAAAGGCGCGGCGACCAATGCGGTTCAGATTGCTGAAGTATTGATTCGCGACTACTTTTAA
- a CDS encoding 4-phosphoerythronate dehydrogenase, which produces MKIVVDEAMPYAIELFEQFGEVVAKPGRELTADDLIDVDAMMIRSITKVNESLLSKANRLKFVGTATAGMDHVDQALLQSKGIFFTAAPGCNKVGVAEYVISCMMVLAQQQGFSIFDKTVGIIGAGQVGSYLQQCLQGIGIKVLINDPPKQQQGDTRAFTPLDQLLKQADVITTHTPITKSGDYPTHHLISADVLEGLRSDQILINAARGPVVDNQALKQRLQMQDGFTAVLDVFEYEPQVDMELLPLLAFATPHIAGYGLEGKARGTTMIFNSFSQFIGSDKQANPDALLPIAPIPEVSLERDWDEAVLHNLTQLVYDVRKDDAIFRRNIESDNGFDNMRKHYWDRREYGAIRVKGAASEPLTALAKLGFQIEVINEPTI; this is translated from the coding sequence ATGAAGATAGTCGTTGATGAAGCGATGCCTTATGCCATCGAACTTTTTGAGCAGTTTGGTGAAGTGGTGGCCAAACCGGGTCGAGAACTGACCGCTGACGATCTGATTGATGTCGATGCGATGATGATTCGCTCCATTACTAAAGTTAACGAGTCTCTGTTATCCAAAGCAAATCGCTTAAAATTTGTCGGCACGGCAACCGCAGGCATGGACCATGTCGATCAAGCGTTGCTGCAAAGTAAGGGTATTTTCTTTACCGCTGCACCCGGTTGTAACAAAGTGGGCGTGGCAGAGTATGTGATCTCTTGCATGATGGTGTTGGCTCAGCAGCAAGGCTTCTCTATCTTCGATAAAACAGTGGGTATTATCGGCGCGGGTCAGGTTGGCAGTTATCTACAGCAGTGTTTGCAAGGTATTGGCATCAAGGTGCTGATCAATGATCCACCCAAACAGCAGCAAGGTGACACCAGAGCGTTTACGCCGTTAGACCAACTGCTTAAGCAGGCGGATGTCATTACGACTCATACGCCTATCACTAAAAGCGGCGATTATCCAACACACCACCTGATCAGCGCAGATGTGCTTGAAGGCTTACGCAGCGATCAGATTTTGATCAATGCGGCTCGTGGTCCCGTCGTTGATAACCAAGCTCTAAAGCAGCGTTTGCAAATGCAAGATGGTTTTACTGCGGTACTTGATGTGTTTGAGTATGAGCCGCAAGTGGACATGGAGCTGCTGCCGTTACTGGCTTTTGCAACACCGCATATTGCAGGCTATGGTCTTGAGGGTAAGGCTCGTGGAACCACCATGATCTTTAACTCTTTTAGTCAATTTATAGGCAGCGATAAACAGGCGAACCCTGATGCATTGCTTCCTATCGCGCCTATCCCTGAAGTATCACTAGAACGAGATTGGGATGAGGCTGTGCTACATAACCTCACTCAACTGGTTTATGATGTACGTAAAGATGACGCAATCTTCCGTCGTAACATAGAATCAGACAATGGTTTCGACAATATGCGTAAACACTACTGGGATAGACGAGAATATGGTGCTATTCGAGTAAAAGGAGCAGCCAGCGAACCGTTAACTGCCCTAGCTAAATTAGGATTTCAAATCGAGGTAATCAATGAGCCAACAATTTAA